One segment of Comamonas thiooxydans DNA contains the following:
- a CDS encoding FtsX-like permease family protein, protein MTSRPPLLLLLTSFSWQELRQHPWRTATALIAIMLGVALGFAVHVINQSALDEFSRAVRSVNGQPDLQLHAMQGGLPLALYPQVAQTPGVASAVPWVETTVLLSGSNADPQTRSTQGAAQGVSLRVLGSDALKLAPVAPALMPRLFEGGNRLDLFAPDAVFLNAAALQALRLSPEQAVNAPMQWLLNGQAQQLRIAGTVAASGAPVAVMDIAALQQKLGLFDRIDRLDLLLTDSASRSQVSTTLHALTAWQDQILIQQPSDDQQRVGEMSRAYRVNLTVLALVALFTGAFLVFSVLALSVAQRAPQFALLAVLGATPRQRMALVLLEALALGLIGSLAGIALGTALAWLALQVLGGDLGGGFFAGVQPALHWSPVAALVFGLLGLAATLAGAWWPARAAMDLPPAATLKGLGSTHERAPRLWPAVALLAASLVLAFMPPVAGVPLAAYMAVGLLLLGGMAALPWLLGAVLALVPNAFSHQPLAMLALERARRMRHATTVAVGGVVASLSLAVALTVMVTSFRGSMMEWLDAVLPAPLYVRAAGGSSRVDAALLPADAAQRLEQLPGIERAQAMRSSPLVLSPERPALSLLIRPLQGQQAMQLPWVEGPIHETRPGIAVHISEAVAQLYGLKPGDSWPLLSKAFSLQTHDHQTREASFYIASVWRDYVRQFGAVALDWKDYLALVGHAGNAAQISEIAVWPKSQSQLSGTDLQAAIEQALGTPGQSPPALEFVSSQALRERSLRIFDRSFAVTYWLQAVAIGIGLFGIAASFSAQVLARRKEFGLLAHLGLTRRNVLSVVAAEGLAWTLLGTIAGTLLGLGVAVILVHVVNPQSFHWTMELRLPLLRLLALDAAVVLAGVITAWLAGRRAASADAVLAVKEDW, encoded by the coding sequence GTGACTTCACGCCCCCCGCTTCTTCTGCTGCTGACCAGCTTCTCCTGGCAGGAGCTGCGCCAGCATCCCTGGCGCACGGCCACGGCGCTGATTGCCATCATGCTGGGCGTGGCGCTGGGCTTTGCCGTCCATGTAATCAACCAGTCGGCGCTGGACGAATTTTCCAGGGCGGTGCGCAGCGTCAACGGCCAGCCCGATCTGCAACTGCACGCCATGCAGGGCGGCCTGCCGCTGGCGCTCTATCCCCAGGTGGCTCAGACCCCGGGCGTCGCCAGCGCCGTGCCCTGGGTCGAAACCACGGTGTTGCTGTCCGGCAGCAACGCAGACCCGCAGACGCGCAGCACGCAAGGGGCAGCGCAGGGCGTGAGCTTGCGTGTGCTCGGCAGCGATGCCCTCAAGTTAGCCCCTGTCGCCCCGGCACTGATGCCGCGCCTGTTTGAAGGCGGCAACCGGCTCGATCTGTTTGCTCCCGACGCCGTGTTTCTCAATGCCGCCGCCTTGCAGGCCCTGCGACTGAGTCCTGAACAAGCCGTCAACGCCCCCATGCAATGGCTGCTCAATGGCCAGGCCCAGCAGTTGCGCATTGCGGGTACGGTCGCCGCCAGCGGCGCACCGGTCGCAGTCATGGACATTGCCGCACTGCAGCAGAAGCTCGGCCTGTTTGACCGTATCGACCGGCTGGACCTTTTGCTGACCGACAGCGCCAGCCGCAGCCAGGTGAGCACCACCCTGCACGCATTGACGGCCTGGCAAGACCAGATACTGATCCAACAGCCCAGCGACGATCAGCAGCGCGTGGGCGAGATGTCGCGCGCCTACCGCGTCAACCTCACGGTGCTGGCGCTGGTGGCCTTGTTCACGGGAGCATTTCTGGTGTTCTCGGTACTGGCGCTCAGCGTGGCACAGCGCGCGCCGCAGTTTGCGCTGCTGGCCGTGCTCGGAGCCACGCCTCGCCAGCGCATGGCACTGGTGCTGCTGGAAGCGCTGGCACTGGGGCTGATAGGCAGCCTGGCCGGCATCGCGCTGGGTACGGCGCTGGCCTGGCTGGCGCTGCAGGTGCTGGGCGGCGATCTGGGCGGCGGATTCTTTGCCGGCGTGCAGCCTGCCCTTCACTGGAGCCCTGTGGCGGCGCTGGTCTTCGGTCTGCTGGGCCTTGCCGCCACACTGGCCGGGGCCTGGTGGCCGGCACGCGCTGCCATGGATTTGCCGCCAGCGGCCACGCTCAAGGGACTGGGCAGCACGCATGAGAGAGCGCCGCGCCTGTGGCCCGCTGTGGCACTGCTTGCAGCCAGCCTGGTGCTGGCCTTTATGCCGCCGGTCGCAGGTGTCCCGCTGGCCGCCTATATGGCCGTGGGCCTGCTGTTGCTGGGCGGCATGGCAGCCCTGCCCTGGCTGCTGGGGGCTGTGCTGGCACTGGTGCCCAACGCCTTCTCGCACCAGCCGCTGGCCATGCTGGCGCTGGAGCGCGCGCGGCGCATGCGCCACGCCACTACCGTGGCCGTGGGCGGCGTGGTGGCCAGTCTGAGCCTGGCCGTGGCCCTGACGGTGATGGTCACCAGCTTTCGCGGCAGCATGATGGAATGGCTGGACGCCGTGTTGCCCGCTCCCCTGTATGTACGCGCCGCCGGCGGCTCCAGCCGTGTCGATGCGGCCCTGCTGCCGGCCGATGCGGCGCAGCGCCTGGAGCAGCTACCCGGCATAGAACGAGCACAGGCCATGCGCAGCAGCCCACTGGTACTCAGCCCCGAACGCCCGGCCCTGAGTCTGCTGATTCGACCTCTTCAAGGGCAGCAGGCCATGCAGCTTCCCTGGGTGGAAGGCCCAATCCATGAGACACGCCCAGGCATTGCCGTGCACATCAGCGAAGCCGTGGCCCAGCTCTACGGCCTCAAGCCCGGCGACAGCTGGCCGCTGCTTTCCAAGGCTTTCAGCCTTCAAACCCATGACCACCAAACGCGGGAAGCTTCTTTTTACATAGCATCCGTGTGGCGCGACTATGTGCGTCAGTTCGGTGCCGTGGCCCTGGACTGGAAGGACTATCTGGCGCTGGTGGGTCATGCAGGCAATGCAGCGCAGATCAGCGAGATCGCCGTCTGGCCGAAGTCCCAAAGCCAGCTGTCAGGCACCGATCTGCAGGCAGCGATAGAGCAGGCCCTCGGCACGCCGGGGCAGTCGCCTCCTGCGCTGGAGTTTGTCAGCAGCCAGGCGCTGCGCGAGCGCTCCCTGCGCATTTTCGATCGCAGCTTTGCCGTCACCTACTGGCTGCAGGCTGTGGCCATAGGCATAGGCCTGTTCGGCATTGCCGCCAGCTTCAGCGCCCAGGTGCTGGCCAGGCGCAAGGAGTTCGGACTGCTGGCCCATCTGGGCCTGACGCGCCGCAATGTGCTGAGCGTGGTCGCCGCCGAGGGTCTGGCCTGGACCCTGCTGGGCACCATCGCCGGCACGCTGCTGGGCCTGGGCGTGGCCGTGATCCTCGTGCATGTGGTCAACCCGCAGAGCTTTCACTGGACCATGGAGCTGCGCCTACCCCTGCTGCGCCTGCTGGCACTGGATGCTGCCGTGGTGCTGGCAGGCGTCATCACCGCCTGGCTGGCCGGACGCCGGGCCGCCAGTGCCGACGCGGTGCTGGCCGTCAAGGAGGACTGGTAG
- a CDS encoding ABC transporter ATP-binding protein, whose protein sequence is MAATDSSHAHPLLQISDLAKRYGEGEAQTTVFAQVSCEIAAGEFVAIVGNSGVGKSTFLNCLAGLDSWQQGRVLHNGTDLSILDEARRAIWRRAHLGFVFQAFHVLPHLDVAQNVALPLMLLGRMDVQGQQRVQQVLQAVGLAGLGQRLPQQLSGGQLQRVAIARALVHSPPLLLADEPTGNLDPSTAQQIMDLLLQQTRDNGTALVLVTHSADAARRADRVLRLTADGMQAELSVSQQTSLGL, encoded by the coding sequence ATGGCTGCCACCGACTCATCCCATGCCCATCCGCTGCTGCAGATCAGCGACCTTGCCAAACGCTATGGCGAGGGCGAGGCCCAGACCACGGTCTTCGCGCAGGTGAGTTGCGAGATCGCCGCCGGCGAGTTTGTCGCCATCGTCGGCAACTCAGGCGTGGGCAAGTCCACCTTTCTCAACTGCCTGGCCGGGCTGGACAGCTGGCAGCAAGGCCGGGTTCTGCACAACGGCACGGATCTGTCCATACTCGATGAAGCCCGGCGCGCCATCTGGCGGCGCGCGCATCTGGGCTTTGTGTTCCAGGCCTTTCATGTCCTTCCCCATCTCGATGTGGCGCAGAACGTTGCCCTGCCGCTGATGCTGCTGGGCCGCATGGACGTGCAGGGGCAGCAGCGCGTGCAGCAGGTGCTGCAAGCCGTGGGACTCGCGGGTCTGGGCCAGCGCCTGCCCCAGCAGCTCAGCGGCGGCCAGTTGCAGCGCGTGGCCATAGCGCGTGCCCTGGTGCATTCACCGCCTCTGCTGCTGGCCGATGAGCCCACGGGCAATCTCGATCCGTCCACTGCCCAGCAGATCATGGATTTGCTGCTGCAGCAAACCCGCGACAACGGCACGGCGCTGGTACTGGTCACCCATTCCGCAGACGCGGCCAGACGCGCCGACCGCGTTCTGCGACTGACGGCCGATGGCATGCAGGCCGAACTCTCGGTGTCGCAGCAAACATCGCTAGGCCTGTGA
- the miaA gene encoding tRNA (adenosine(37)-N6)-dimethylallyltransferase MiaA yields the protein MTAAHALPCIAIAGPTASGKTAAALALAERLAQRGQKAEIISVDSALVYKGMDIGTAKPTAAELAAVPHHLIDIIDPLQAYSAAEFVRDTQTLVAEIRSRQAIPLLVGGTMLYFKALMDGLDDMPAANPEVRAMLDAQAAELGWPAMHARLAQVDPVTAARLAPGDSQRIQRALEVWQVSGKPLSSFHTSRSKTGPAEQMGLAMLFSLEPAERAWLHQRIALRFDLMLEQGFLDEVRSLRARGDLHLDLPSMRCVGYRQAWEALDALEADPGKPLDMAGLRERGIAATRQLAKRQITWLRSMPQRHAIACDAPGAQQQLLDAAMAAIDAAQQDAS from the coding sequence ATGACTGCTGCCCACGCCCTGCCCTGTATCGCCATTGCCGGCCCCACTGCCTCGGGCAAGACTGCGGCGGCGCTGGCACTGGCCGAGCGCCTGGCACAGCGCGGGCAGAAGGCCGAGATCATCAGCGTGGATTCCGCCCTGGTCTACAAGGGCATGGACATAGGCACAGCCAAGCCCACGGCAGCAGAGCTGGCCGCCGTCCCGCATCACCTCATCGACATCATCGATCCGCTGCAGGCCTATAGTGCGGCCGAGTTCGTGCGCGACACGCAGACCCTGGTTGCCGAAATCCGCTCCCGCCAGGCCATACCGCTGCTGGTGGGCGGCACCATGCTGTACTTCAAGGCGCTGATGGACGGGCTGGACGATATGCCCGCGGCCAACCCCGAAGTGCGCGCCATGCTGGACGCACAGGCCGCCGAACTGGGCTGGCCCGCCATGCATGCCAGACTGGCCCAGGTGGACCCCGTCACCGCCGCACGCCTGGCCCCCGGCGACAGCCAGCGCATTCAGCGCGCGCTCGAGGTCTGGCAGGTCTCCGGCAAACCGCTTTCGAGCTTTCACACGAGCAGGAGCAAGACAGGCCCTGCAGAACAGATGGGACTTGCAATGCTTTTCTCGCTGGAGCCTGCAGAGCGAGCCTGGCTGCACCAGCGCATTGCGCTGCGCTTTGATCTGATGCTGGAACAAGGCTTCCTCGACGAAGTGCGCAGCCTGCGCGCGCGCGGCGATCTGCATCTGGATCTGCCCTCGATGCGCTGCGTGGGCTATCGCCAGGCCTGGGAAGCGCTGGACGCGTTGGAGGCCGATCCCGGCAAGCCGCTGGACATGGCAGGCCTGCGCGAGCGCGGCATCGCCGCCACACGCCAGCTGGCCAAGCGCCAGATCACCTGGCTGCGCTCCATGCCCCAGCGCCATGCCATTGCCTGCGATGCGCCCGGCGCCCAGCAGCAACTGCTGGATGCCGCCATGGCGGCCATTGACGCGGCGCAGCAAGACGCCAGCTAA
- a CDS encoding sulfatase: protein MTAPNIVFILADDLGWADLGVYGATDFKTPHLDRLAAQGVRFNQAYANSAVCSATRIALITGRYQYRLQAGLEEPLARHGAQLGLPADHPTLPSLLKQAGYDTALIGKWHLGKPPSYGPQRSGYDYFFGNHSGAIDYFTHKPGVGEQFSPDLWQGNEPLERTGYYTYILGDEATRYVHERKGQDKPFFLSLHFTAPHWPWEGPDDEHVAHNIKDLFHYDGGSLKKYGEIVEALDKAVGQVLQALDDTGQADNTIVIFTSDNGGERFSKSWPFTGQKTELLEGGIRVPTLLRWSARIRPQVQEQVIASFDWLPTLLAAAGARPHPDFPSDGQNILPILEGRATNTERSLFWRYKSQAQRAVRKGPWKYLKINDNEFLFNVEEDARERANLKEHQPAIFAGLRRQWEEWNEQLLPVTAEIYSHGLSPDIQADRYVPARLSRG from the coding sequence ATGACCGCACCGAATATCGTTTTCATCCTGGCCGACGATCTGGGCTGGGCCGACCTGGGCGTCTATGGCGCCACCGATTTCAAGACCCCGCATCTGGACCGCCTCGCCGCCCAGGGCGTGCGCTTCAATCAGGCCTATGCCAACTCGGCCGTCTGCTCGGCCACACGCATTGCGCTGATCACCGGGCGCTATCAGTATCGGCTCCAGGCTGGGCTCGAAGAGCCGTTGGCACGCCATGGCGCACAACTCGGCCTGCCTGCCGATCACCCCACGCTGCCATCGCTGCTCAAGCAGGCCGGCTACGACACGGCATTGATAGGCAAATGGCATCTCGGCAAGCCGCCCTCCTATGGCCCGCAGCGCAGCGGCTACGACTATTTCTTCGGCAACCACAGCGGTGCCATCGACTACTTCACGCACAAGCCCGGCGTCGGCGAGCAGTTCAGCCCCGACCTCTGGCAAGGCAACGAGCCCCTGGAGCGCACGGGCTACTACACCTATATCCTGGGTGATGAAGCCACGCGCTATGTCCATGAGCGCAAGGGCCAGGACAAGCCTTTTTTCCTGTCGCTGCACTTCACGGCACCGCACTGGCCCTGGGAAGGGCCCGACGACGAGCATGTCGCGCACAACATCAAGGACCTGTTCCACTACGACGGCGGCAGTCTCAAGAAATATGGAGAAATCGTCGAGGCGCTGGACAAGGCCGTGGGCCAGGTGCTGCAGGCGCTCGATGACACCGGCCAGGCCGACAACACCATCGTCATCTTCACCAGCGACAACGGCGGCGAACGCTTTTCCAAGTCCTGGCCTTTCACTGGCCAGAAAACCGAGCTGCTCGAAGGCGGCATCCGCGTGCCCACACTGCTGCGCTGGAGCGCCCGCATCCGGCCCCAGGTCCAGGAACAGGTCATCGCCAGCTTCGACTGGCTGCCCACGCTGCTGGCCGCTGCCGGTGCCAGGCCGCACCCCGACTTCCCCAGCGACGGCCAGAACATCCTGCCCATACTGGAAGGCCGTGCGACCAATACCGAGCGCAGCCTGTTCTGGCGCTACAAATCCCAGGCCCAGCGTGCCGTGCGCAAGGGGCCCTGGAAATACCTCAAGATCAACGACAACGAGTTCTTGTTCAATGTGGAGGAGGACGCCCGCGAACGCGCCAATCTCAAGGAGCATCAGCCAGCAATCTTTGCCGGGCTGCGCAGGCAGTGGGAGGAATGGAACGAGCAATTGCTGCCCGTTACGGCCGAAATCTACAGCCACGGCCTCTCGCCCGATATTCAGGCCGACCGCTATGTGCCGGCACGACTGAGCCGAGGCTAG
- a CDS encoding tripartite tricarboxylate transporter substrate-binding protein has product MHSRRSFLQQSLLAASSAGFSLNSLAKAAEISAVPQASRILVGFGAGGGIDLLARVLAESIAAQLGKSHYVVVDNKPGANGQIAAQTLLNAPSDGSTYLIAPLITPVLSQIVYKKPGYDPARDFSPVGLLAHFQFGLAVPARHPARNIQEYVAWLKANPEKANFGSPAVGSLPHFFGLLLGEAAGVNIVHVPYKGGPAMMTDLISGQLASAIQTTSELAPLHKEGKVRILGTFGSQRGRELPDVPTFAEAGYPKATGSGWYSLWARKGTSPEAITAVNRAVNHALLDPKLQPKWAELSLQPDPRTPQALEQLRVAEIAKWRPVISNSGFAIE; this is encoded by the coding sequence ATGCATTCCCGCCGCTCCTTTCTGCAGCAATCACTGCTCGCCGCCAGCTCCGCTGGCTTCTCCCTAAACTCTCTGGCCAAAGCCGCCGAGATCTCCGCCGTGCCTCAGGCCAGCCGCATTCTGGTGGGCTTTGGCGCAGGCGGCGGCATCGATCTGCTGGCACGCGTGCTGGCCGAAAGCATCGCCGCACAGCTGGGCAAGAGCCACTATGTGGTGGTGGACAACAAGCCCGGCGCCAACGGCCAGATTGCCGCACAGACTCTGCTCAACGCCCCCAGCGACGGCAGCACCTACCTGATCGCTCCGCTGATCACCCCGGTGCTATCGCAGATCGTCTACAAAAAGCCCGGCTACGATCCTGCACGCGACTTTTCTCCGGTAGGTCTGCTCGCGCATTTCCAGTTCGGCCTGGCCGTCCCCGCCAGGCACCCGGCGCGCAACATTCAGGAATATGTGGCCTGGCTCAAGGCCAACCCTGAGAAAGCCAACTTCGGCAGCCCTGCCGTGGGCAGCCTGCCGCATTTCTTCGGTCTGCTGCTGGGTGAAGCGGCGGGCGTCAACATCGTGCATGTGCCCTACAAGGGCGGCCCGGCCATGATGACCGATCTGATCAGCGGCCAGCTGGCCTCAGCCATCCAGACCACCAGCGAGCTCGCTCCGCTGCACAAGGAAGGCAAGGTGCGCATTCTGGGCACCTTCGGCAGTCAGCGCGGCCGTGAGCTGCCCGATGTGCCGACCTTTGCCGAAGCCGGCTACCCCAAGGCCACAGGCAGCGGCTGGTACAGCCTGTGGGCACGCAAAGGCACTTCACCCGAAGCCATTACCGCCGTCAACCGCGCCGTCAACCACGCGCTGCTGGACCCCAAGCTGCAACCCAAATGGGCGGAGCTGTCCCTGCAGCCCGACCCGCGCACGCCGCAGGCACTGGAGCAGCTGCGCGTGGCCGAAATCGCCAAATGGCGTCCCGTGATCAGCAACTCCGGCTTTGCCATCGAATAA